Proteins from a genomic interval of candidate division KSB1 bacterium:
- a CDS encoding IS30 family transposase, translating to MISKNHRGALITIVERKTRLTLIGRLPRREAALLKNELAAMLSPYRGKVFTITADNGKENSEPQEIRPTA from the coding sequence ATGATCAGCAAAAATCATCGGGGAGCCTTGATTACGATCGTTGAACGAAAAACCAGGCTCACGCTCATCGGGCGGCTCCCTCGCCGCGAGGCGGCCCTGCTTAAAAACGAATTGGCCGCCATGCTCTCCCCTTACAGAGGCAAAGTATTTACGATTACCGCCGACAACGGCAAAGAGAACTCGGAACCTCAGGAAATTCGCCCGACTGCT